The stretch of DNA AAAATATCACGAATACCGTGATGAATATAAAAGAAGATTAGCAGGAACTGATGATCCTAATCATCCAATATATAGTGGTTTAGATAACGACAGACTACTTAACGCCCAAAAGTTTCACCAAAGAAATAGAGATTTATCTGCTTTAATTACAGCAGGTATTTACATTTTAAATATTGTAGATGCCAATGTTGACGCACATTTAATGCAGTTCAATGTAAACGAAAATCTTTCTGTTGCACCAAACATCAATCAAAATGAGATTGATTATAAATTCAACACTGGGCTAAAACTAACTTACAATTTTTAACATTTCATTAGCTAACAAATAAAAGAAATCATCATCTAACAAGAATGAAAATAGCATTATTAGGATACGGGAAAATGGGAAAAGTTATCGAAAGAATAGCTTTAGAAAGAGGTCATGAAATTGTTCTAAGAAAAGGAAGTCAAGATTCATTTGATGGTTTAGAAAATGCTGATGTTGCTATCGATTTTAGTGTTCCATCTAGTGCTGTTTTAAATATTTCAACTTGTTTTAATAGCGGTGTTCCTGTAATTTGCGGAACAACAGGCTGGTTAGAACACTATGATGAAATGGTTGCTTTATGCAATGAAAAGAATGAAAGCTTTATTTACGGTTCTAATTTTAGTTTAGGTGTGAATATCTTTTTTGAATTGAATGAATATTTAGCAAAAATGATGGCAAACTTGAAGCAATACAACGTTTCAATGGAAGAAATTCATCACACTCAAAAACTAGATGCACCAAGCGGAACAGCAATTTCATTAGCAAACGGAATAATTA from Flavobacterium haoranii encodes:
- a CDS encoding DUF5683 domain-containing protein — its product is MSCKILVLFLFWSFSSLAQEELKIEVKDTIKTTINPLAPAKAAFYSAVIPGLGQAYNKKYWKIPLVYIGMGAGIYYYTWNNKKYHEYRDEYKRRLAGTDDPNHPIYSGLDNDRLLNAQKFHQRNRDLSALITAGIYILNIVDANVDAHLMQFNVNENLSVAPNINQNEIDYKFNTGLKLTYNF
- the dapB gene encoding 4-hydroxy-tetrahydrodipicolinate reductase, translating into MKIALLGYGKMGKVIERIALERGHEIVLRKGSQDSFDGLENADVAIDFSVPSSAVLNISTCFNSGVPVICGTTGWLEHYDEMVALCNEKNESFIYGSNFSLGVNIFFELNEYLAKMMANLKQYNVSMEEIHHTQKLDAPSGTAISLANGIIKNTSYENWTLDDAKGHEIHIEAKRIENIPGTHSIFYDSNVDQIEIKHTAHSREGFALGAVVAAEWIIGKKGVFTMKDVLFSENRE